The following is a genomic window from Marinobacter sp. NP-4(2019).
AATACCGCCAGCCCCTGAGACTATGCAGCCTGTTGCGGAACTACCGCACCATCACCACCGACATCAGCTTCCTCGGCTACACCCTGACCAACGCCCTGATCTTCTCCGGCCTGTTCGCCTTCCTGTCGGGCTCGTCCTTCGTGCTGATCGATTTCCTCGGCGTTGCACCCGAACACTTCGGCCTGTTCTTCGCCTGCATCGTGGTGGGCTACATCACCGGCAACCTGACCGCCGTCCGCCTCGGCAGCCGACTGTCACCGGACCAGATCCTGGTCCGCGGCCTCACTATCGCCGTTGCCGGCGGCACCCTCATGGCCGGCCTGGCGGTAGCCGAGGTCTACAGCGTCTGGACGGTGATTCTGCCCCAGGCCCTGTTCATGGTCGGCGTCGGCATGGTCCTGCCCCAGACCATGGCCGGCGCTATGGCCAACTTCCCCCACATGGCCGGTTCCGCGTCAGCCCTCTTCGGCTTTAGCCAAATGGCCGTGGCAGCCATTGCCGGCGCGCTTGTTGGCCACCTGCACGATGGCACCTCCCTGGTGATGGCCACCATCATCGCGGCCAGCGCCGCAGCGGCCCTGGCCAGTTATCTGGTTCTGGTTCAGCGACACCCGGCGGCGGGGTTCGAATCGCAACCGGTTTCAACGCGTTAGTCGAAAAGAAAACCAGAAGGCAATGACCAGGTTCTGAATCGGCCAGGGTGACACCTCCCAAAACTGTGCGGAGCCAGGGATGGCGGAGCCCAAGCGCTACATGGATGTACTCGAGCGTGTTTTGGGAGGTGTCACCCTGGCCGATCACCCCCAAGCTTGAAGCGTGCTATAGACAGTGCCACCCTGACAACAAGGCACCAAGGTCGAGGATGAAAAATCATCCGATCTGA
Proteins encoded in this region:
- a CDS encoding Bcr/CflA family multidrug efflux MFS transporter; the protein is MLALTSVWTTILLAAAVALGPLATDMYLPALPQIGNDFGTGTDQVQLTLSLYMAGFALAQLICGPLADRFGRKPIMIGGFLLFALASIGCALATNIETLMLCRFLQALGGSAGPVLGRAAIRDIYTPREAARIMAILASIMALAPAIAPTVGGFMVSGLGWASIFIVLAGYALIMAVVVAFGIPEPMRPEYRQPLRLCSLLRNYRTITTDISFLGYTLTNALIFSGLFAFLSGSSFVLIDFLGVAPEHFGLFFACIVVGYITGNLTAVRLGSRLSPDQILVRGLTIAVAGGTLMAGLAVAEVYSVWTVILPQALFMVGVGMVLPQTMAGAMANFPHMAGSASALFGFSQMAVAAIAGALVGHLHDGTSLVMATIIAASAAAALASYLVLVQRHPAAGFESQPVSTR